In Microbacterium binotii, one DNA window encodes the following:
- a CDS encoding helix-turn-helix domain-containing protein has product MYTELALPDGSALWRSSGGAGGAVPADGCVDLILLDDAVYVAGPSTRWIAAVADPESGSFGLRLSPGRAHGLFRAALPLLADRLVPLADTVTADAARTLRERMVRFGDGPHPTAGLVEIAGRATVENPWSRAVQIGARRAVSAARIAAEMNETERTFRRRMGERFGYGYATLVRLERARRAQRLLRSDRTLADVAAAAGYADQSHLTREFRRLVGASPAQFASSAA; this is encoded by the coding sequence GTGTACACCGAACTCGCGCTGCCCGACGGGTCTGCCCTCTGGCGCTCGAGCGGCGGGGCGGGCGGCGCGGTACCCGCCGACGGATGCGTCGATCTGATCCTGCTGGACGACGCGGTGTACGTCGCCGGCCCCTCGACGCGGTGGATCGCCGCCGTCGCCGACCCGGAGAGCGGGTCTTTCGGGCTGCGTCTGTCGCCTGGTCGGGCACACGGGTTATTCCGCGCCGCCCTTCCCCTGCTGGCAGACCGACTCGTTCCCCTTGCCGATACCGTGACCGCGGATGCGGCGCGTACCCTCCGCGAGCGGATGGTTCGCTTCGGCGACGGCCCGCATCCCACCGCCGGCCTCGTCGAGATCGCCGGCCGCGCGACCGTCGAGAACCCATGGTCACGAGCGGTCCAGATCGGCGCGCGACGCGCGGTCTCCGCGGCGCGTATCGCTGCGGAGATGAATGAGACCGAGCGCACGTTCCGCCGCCGGATGGGCGAGCGCTTCGGGTACGGGTACGCGACCCTCGTGCGCCTCGAGCGGGCGCGCCGCGCGCAGCGACTCCTGCGGAGCGACCGCACGCTCGCCGACGTCGCCGCGGCGGCGGGGTACGCCGACCAATCGCACCTCACGCGGGAGTTTCGCCGCCTCGTCGGCGCGAGCCCCGCTCAGTTCGCGTCGAGCGCCGCGTAG
- a CDS encoding HEAT repeat domain-containing protein, giving the protein MTDWQTRLRQLPVEEWTTLLDASSGLPGPRANTALATAFGVVADESALRMLGTRDDEFTAMCVATAYSARADEAEYAAAALRAASDDRWRVREGVAMGLQLLGDRDASRLTEIVTAWAESDDPLVQRAAVAAVCEPRLLRSPASAAVAVGVCGRATELLARRPLTERRDADVRTLRQALGYGWSVAIAADPAPGLAAFQGLDPSDADVAWIIAENRKKKRLSVLL; this is encoded by the coding sequence ATGACCGACTGGCAGACGCGGTTGCGCCAGCTGCCCGTCGAGGAGTGGACGACGCTCCTCGACGCGAGCTCCGGGCTGCCCGGCCCCCGCGCGAACACCGCTCTGGCCACGGCGTTCGGGGTGGTCGCTGATGAGTCCGCTCTCCGCATGCTCGGCACCCGCGACGACGAGTTCACCGCGATGTGCGTCGCGACGGCCTACAGTGCTCGCGCCGACGAGGCGGAGTACGCCGCCGCCGCTCTGCGCGCCGCATCCGATGATCGATGGCGCGTGCGCGAAGGGGTGGCGATGGGACTGCAGCTCTTGGGCGATCGCGACGCCTCACGGCTGACCGAGATCGTGACCGCGTGGGCCGAGTCGGACGACCCGCTCGTGCAGCGCGCCGCGGTGGCGGCGGTCTGCGAGCCGCGCCTGCTGCGCTCCCCCGCATCCGCCGCCGTCGCCGTCGGGGTCTGCGGGCGCGCCACCGAACTGCTGGCCCGACGGCCCCTCACCGAGCGCCGAGATGCGGATGTGCGCACCTTGCGTCAGGCGCTGGGTTACGGCTGGAGCGTGGCGATCGCCGCCGATCCCGCACCAGGTCTGGCCGCTTTCCAGGGGCTCGACCCGTCGGATGCCGACGTCGCGTGGATCATCGCGGAGAACCGCAAGAAGAAGCGCCTGTCCGTCCTGCTGTGA
- a CDS encoding alpha/beta fold hydrolase: MIARTSGSGRPIVIIHGFGVDHRIMLPLEEAIADRPWRRIYLDLPWAEGAPLSDAASALEVAASVIDDVRSTLGEAPFAIIGNSFGAMIARYVAHEMRERVLGLATLAGVFEPRHDARVVPPRQVLRVDDAVLDAAGDARGDFAEVSVVQDAASFDAFSEYVLPGLRGSDQTVIDRIAADYTLPAVPELAHPEPFTLPALHLFGRQDDVVGYEDGWRFRDHYPRGTYAVLDLAGHNVHLEQPQITTALIRDWLRRMDTHAQSGHSPGA; the protein is encoded by the coding sequence GTGATCGCACGCACCTCCGGATCCGGCCGCCCGATCGTCATCATCCACGGCTTCGGCGTCGATCACCGCATCATGCTTCCCCTCGAAGAAGCGATCGCCGACCGCCCCTGGCGACGCATCTACCTCGACCTGCCATGGGCTGAGGGCGCACCGCTGTCCGATGCCGCGAGTGCTCTCGAGGTCGCCGCATCGGTCATCGACGACGTGCGCTCGACGCTCGGAGAGGCCCCGTTCGCGATCATCGGCAACTCTTTCGGCGCGATGATCGCCCGCTACGTGGCGCACGAGATGCGCGAACGGGTGCTGGGACTGGCCACGCTCGCCGGTGTCTTCGAGCCCCGCCATGACGCGCGCGTCGTGCCGCCGCGGCAGGTGCTCCGTGTGGACGATGCCGTGCTCGACGCTGCGGGTGATGCCCGCGGCGATTTCGCCGAAGTGAGCGTGGTGCAGGATGCAGCGTCGTTCGACGCCTTCAGCGAGTACGTCCTTCCCGGCTTGCGCGGCTCCGACCAGACCGTCATCGACCGCATCGCGGCCGACTACACGCTGCCCGCGGTCCCCGAACTGGCGCACCCCGAGCCGTTCACCCTGCCGGCGCTGCACCTTTTCGGACGACAGGACGACGTGGTGGGTTATGAGGACGGCTGGCGCTTTCGCGACCACTATCCGCGCGGCACCTACGCGGTCCTGGACCTCGCGGGGCACAACGTGCACCTGGAGCAGCCGCAGATCACAACCGCGCTGATCCGCGATTGGCTGCGGCGCATGGATACGCACGCCCAATCCGGGCATTCTCCCGGCGCCTGA
- a CDS encoding VOC family protein, whose translation MALRLGFIGIVTQDMAASLAFYRSLGVDIPGGQDDAPHVDARLDDGVALAWDTLDTIHSFDPAYEPASGGHRIALAFDQGAPDRVDAVFAELVDAGYAGHVAPWDAPWGQRYATLLDPDGNSIDLYAALDAN comes from the coding sequence ATGGCACTGAGACTCGGATTCATCGGCATCGTCACGCAGGACATGGCCGCGTCGCTCGCGTTCTACCGCTCGCTGGGCGTCGACATCCCGGGAGGACAGGACGACGCCCCACATGTCGATGCGCGGCTGGATGACGGGGTCGCGCTCGCGTGGGACACGCTCGACACCATCCACAGCTTCGATCCGGCATACGAGCCCGCATCCGGGGGTCATCGGATCGCGCTCGCGTTCGATCAGGGGGCGCCGGATCGGGTGGATGCGGTGTTCGCCGAGCTTGTGGATGCGGGCTACGCGGGGCACGTCGCGCCGTGGGATGCGCCGTGGGGTCAGCGGTACGCGACCCTCCTCGACCCCGACGGCAACTCGATCGATCTCTACGCGGCGCTCGACGCGAACTGA
- the arr gene encoding NAD(+)--rifampin ADP-ribosyltransferase, which yields MSDALDDGPFFHGTRVRLSPGDLLVAGHRSNYRPEVVMNHIYFTALVDGAGLAAEIAARGDGEIPHVYEVEPTGPFENDPNVTDKKFPGNPTRSYRSAAPLRIVREVTDWTRLTPEALQSWRERIDALNENPDAQIIN from the coding sequence GTGAGCGATGCACTCGACGACGGACCCTTCTTCCACGGCACCAGGGTGCGTCTGTCGCCCGGTGATCTGCTGGTCGCGGGACACCGCTCGAACTATCGTCCCGAGGTCGTGATGAACCACATCTACTTCACGGCGCTGGTGGACGGCGCCGGCCTTGCGGCTGAGATCGCGGCGCGTGGCGACGGAGAGATCCCGCACGTCTACGAGGTGGAGCCGACCGGGCCGTTCGAGAACGATCCGAACGTGACGGACAAGAAGTTCCCCGGCAACCCGACGCGCTCCTACCGCAGTGCTGCACCGTTGCGGATCGTTCGGGAAGTGACCGACTGGACCCGCCTGACGCCTGAAGCGCTGCAGTCATGGCGGGAACGCATCGATGCGCTGAATGAGAACCCGGACGCCCAGATCATCAATTGA